Proteins encoded in a region of the Hyphomicrobiales bacterium genome:
- a CDS encoding deoxyguanosinetriphosphate triphosphohydrolase yields MNNSGVPFETVGFGGEYRASYACDPQNSRGRLISEPASPTRTPSQRDRDRVVHSTAFRRLKHKTQVFIYHEGDHFRTRLTHTIEVAQVARSIARALRVDEDLAEALALAHDLGHTPFGHAGEDALARSMVDYDGFEHNAQTLRIVTALEKRYATFDGLNLSWETLEGIVKHNGPLLNASGASIGKYADDGLPHAIQVYSKSHDLMLNTYASIEAQSAAIADDIAYDAHDIDDGLREGVFTLDDLSDVPLVGDILKEVRELYPKLDKTRTTHELVRRLITRLIEDVIMTTQSNLAALQPTSADDVRRAGRVMVAFSKDMILAERAIKSFLFEHMYRTPKVLAVRDNAEIIVGNLFDRYLNDPTLMANEWGEPLSDLDVLPRLVCDYVAGMTDRFALQEHHRLFDVTPDLS; encoded by the coding sequence TTGAATAATAGCGGTGTTCCTTTCGAGACAGTTGGCTTTGGGGGCGAATATCGCGCATCCTATGCCTGTGATCCTCAAAACAGCCGTGGACGATTAATTTCTGAACCTGCCAGTCCAACACGTACTCCTTCACAGCGCGACCGCGACCGCGTGGTTCATTCAACTGCTTTTCGGCGTTTGAAACATAAAACCCAAGTGTTTATTTATCATGAGGGTGATCATTTTCGTACTCGATTAACTCACACGATAGAAGTGGCGCAAGTGGCGCGATCTATTGCACGGGCTTTACGGGTGGATGAAGACTTAGCGGAAGCCTTGGCCTTAGCGCACGATTTAGGTCACACACCCTTTGGTCATGCGGGTGAAGATGCCTTGGCTCGATCTATGGTGGATTACGATGGATTTGAACATAATGCACAAACCCTGCGCATTGTTACAGCGCTAGAGAAACGCTATGCGACCTTTGACGGGTTGAATCTTTCTTGGGAAACGCTTGAAGGTATTGTGAAACACAATGGCCCGTTGCTCAATGCGAGTGGCGCAAGCATTGGCAAATATGCAGACGATGGATTACCGCACGCCATTCAAGTTTATTCTAAAAGCCATGATTTAATGCTGAATACATATGCCAGTATTGAAGCTCAATCAGCCGCGATTGCTGATGACATCGCCTATGATGCTCATGATATTGATGATGGATTGCGGGAAGGTGTTTTTACGCTTGATGATTTGAGCGATGTGCCTCTTGTGGGTGATATCTTGAAAGAGGTTAGGGAGCTTTATCCCAAACTGGATAAAACACGCACCACCCATGAACTCGTCCGCCGCCTGATAACGCGCTTAATTGAAGATGTTATTATGACCACGCAATCCAATCTTGCTGCTCTTCAGCCAACTTCGGCGGATGATGTGCGCCGTGCGGGTAGGGTGATGGTTGCTTTTTCAAAAGATATGATACTGGCTGAGCGGGCCATTAAATCCTTTTTGTTTGAGCATATGTATCGCACACCCAAGGTGCTGGCAGTGCGGGATAATGCGGAGATTATTGTCGGCAATCTATTCGACCGTTATCTCAATGACCCAACGCTTATGGCAAATGAGTGGGGTGAGCCGTTGTCGGACTTAGATGTCTTGCCACGTTTGGTTTGTGACTATGTGGCCGGTATGACAGACCGTTTTGCACTTCAAGAGCATCACCGGCTATTTGACGTTACGCCAGATTTAAGTTAG
- a CDS encoding arginine--tRNA ligase, translating to MNIFSLFQERVVVAAHALSIDGVDWANVDFSRVVVEPPRDAAHGDLATNVAMVLAKPLGLKPRDLAEQLAEQLRLDGDVAEVSVAGPGFVNIRLNPSFWVAHLAEILKAGQKYGANYVETPRKVNVEYVSANPTGPMHVGHCRGAVVGDVIANLLSFAGHDVTKEYYINDAGVQIDVLSRSVHLRYREALGENIGEIPEGLYPGDYLKPIAAKLAEEHGEALKNMSEAEWLPIIRDAAIDAMMELIREDLAQLNVRHDAFFSERTLHAARPQGSSLIDETLASLASRDLIYVGTLPPPKGQLPEDWEDRPQTLLRATDFGDDIDRPLKKSDGDYTYFAADVAYFRDKYERGFQDMLYILGADHGGYVKRLGAVAKAIAGDEAKLSVLLCQLVKLMREGEPVKMSKRSGNLVTLRDVVEEVGRDAVRFMMLYRKSDAPLDFDFAKVTEQSKDNPVFYVQYAHARAHSVFKMAEERAGIVSKDWDAISLEGLNRLEHKSEVALIQKMAAFPRILETAVDSKEPHRIAFYLYELASSFHSHWNIGKDQPDLRFINDNDRELTCARLAMVSAVSNVIAAGLSIMGVSAPQEMR from the coding sequence ATGAACATATTCAGCCTGTTTCAAGAGAGAGTAGTCGTTGCTGCTCATGCATTGTCAATTGACGGTGTTGATTGGGCGAATGTAGATTTTTCCCGCGTTGTGGTTGAACCGCCACGTGATGCAGCCCACGGCGATCTTGCAACAAATGTTGCGATGGTTCTGGCTAAACCTCTTGGGCTAAAACCACGCGATTTAGCAGAACAGCTTGCAGAACAATTACGGTTAGATGGTGATGTGGCTGAGGTATCGGTTGCGGGGCCTGGTTTTGTGAATATTCGCCTTAACCCAAGTTTTTGGGTGGCGCATTTAGCTGAGATTTTGAAAGCGGGTCAAAAATATGGTGCGAACTATGTGGAGACACCGCGCAAGGTAAACGTAGAATATGTGTCAGCCAATCCAACAGGTCCAATGCATGTGGGCCATTGTCGTGGTGCGGTTGTTGGTGATGTGATTGCCAATTTACTTAGCTTCGCGGGACATGATGTCACCAAAGAATATTATATCAATGATGCTGGCGTGCAGATTGATGTTTTGTCGCGCTCGGTTCATTTGCGTTACCGTGAGGCACTGGGCGAAAATATTGGCGAGATTCCTGAAGGCCTTTATCCGGGAGATTATCTCAAGCCGATTGCAGCAAAACTGGCTGAAGAACACGGCGAAGCACTCAAAAATATGTCGGAAGCTGAGTGGCTGCCGATTATTCGCGATGCGGCTATTGATGCCATGATGGAATTGATCCGCGAAGATTTGGCTCAGCTTAATGTGCGCCATGACGCTTTCTTCTCCGAGCGCACGCTTCATGCGGCAAGACCACAAGGCTCAAGCTTGATTGACGAAACATTGGCAAGCCTTGCGTCGCGCGATCTTATTTATGTGGGAACGTTACCGCCGCCAAAAGGACAATTACCCGAAGATTGGGAAGATCGTCCACAGACTTTATTACGAGCCACAGATTTTGGTGATGATATAGATCGTCCACTCAAAAAATCCGATGGCGACTACACTTATTTTGCCGCTGATGTTGCTTATTTCCGCGATAAATATGAGCGCGGTTTTCAAGACATGTTGTATATTTTGGGTGCTGACCACGGTGGTTACGTCAAACGCCTTGGTGCGGTGGCGAAGGCGATTGCTGGTGATGAGGCCAAGCTTTCAGTCCTTTTGTGTCAGTTGGTCAAGCTGATGCGAGAGGGTGAGCCGGTTAAAATGTCCAAACGATCTGGCAACCTCGTCACATTGCGCGATGTGGTGGAAGAGGTGGGCCGCGACGCGGTGCGTTTTATGATGCTTTATCGAAAGAGTGACGCGCCGCTTGACTTCGATTTTGCAAAAGTGACTGAGCAATCAAAGGATAATCCGGTATTTTATGTGCAATATGCCCATGCGCGAGCGCATTCTGTATTTAAGATGGCCGAGGAACGCGCAGGGATAGTTAGTAAGGATTGGGACGCAATCAGTCTTGAGGGCCTCAATCGTCTTGAACACAAATCCGAGGTTGCTCTTATACAAAAAATGGCAGCCTTTCCAAGAATTTTGGAAACGGCGGTTGATTCTAAAGAGCCGCACAGAATCGCCTTTTATTTATATGAACTTGCCAGTAGCTTCCATAGTCATTGGAACATTGGAAAAGATCAGCCAGACTTACGATTTATTAATGACAATGACAGAGAATTAACCTGTGCAAGACTGGCGATGGTTTCTGCTGTGAGTAATGTTATTGCGGCAGGGCTTTCCATAATGGGTGTTTCTGCTCCTCAGGAAATGCGCTAG
- a CDS encoding SPOR domain-containing protein, giving the protein MSEQSSKDANAPIDESVKEDPLAELARIVSAGSVFGEISDPSENKPIDLGSPFQADIASEQPSNPVDAASLVGDVKEVELPDFMSSSVQDDPKAEAPPNELEAELGIQLEEELFNELQRDPEIALSNTASEEVNLDDIVNEIAPSPLNTVGADEVSSIAKPEELAGSQPAMENPSIASVATTEALNTATITDELTKDVPQPNAIEEAYNLDSFFDAEFASVTQGATPSSGGLIDGAPVDSSVSVSVDAFKGVGGDIDPLDEINLDSENEHFSYDLEDEAHSNRGRSLLAVAAVLLIAVIGGSAAYYAFGIGGNGDSDIVVAASDEPVRVKPTDPGGKTIPNQDRTVYEAISGSEKNQDTTGDLVDSSESLIVGVGDDVEKSTPRVVLPGLSSDAPISSTTPPKGPRSVRTVVIRPDGSIVPETKTPKTTTVALNTPTPDTATPDTATPETAPPTSIVAPDQDNLIPRVVETEEVSQPIESNEPAATFSPQDFAPTPPIPRVKRITTARVQNTQPAPRATTPTASNEPIALRPSSQTQRASSPAASAPQTSSSGGFVVQLSSQRSADQARTAFRGLQRRFSVLSSYSPIVKRADLGARGIFHRLQVGKFNSRSEAISLCENLKAAGGDCIVSRS; this is encoded by the coding sequence ATGTCAGAACAGTCATCTAAAGATGCTAATGCGCCAATCGATGAAAGCGTCAAAGAAGACCCATTGGCAGAATTGGCGCGTATTGTAAGTGCAGGTAGTGTATTTGGTGAAATCTCCGATCCGTCTGAGAATAAACCTATAGATTTGGGGTCGCCTTTTCAGGCTGACATTGCTTCTGAACAACCGAGTAACCCGGTTGATGCAGCCTCTCTTGTCGGTGATGTCAAAGAAGTTGAATTGCCTGACTTTATGTCCTCATCGGTGCAAGATGATCCCAAAGCCGAAGCGCCGCCAAACGAGCTGGAGGCGGAGCTTGGAATTCAGCTAGAAGAAGAATTGTTTAATGAACTTCAGCGTGATCCAGAGATTGCGCTCTCAAACACCGCTAGTGAAGAAGTTAATCTAGATGATATTGTGAATGAAATTGCTCCTTCACCACTGAATACTGTTGGTGCAGATGAGGTGAGCTCCATTGCTAAGCCTGAAGAATTGGCCGGATCGCAACCAGCTATGGAAAACCCAAGTATTGCTTCTGTTGCAACAACAGAAGCACTGAATACTGCGACCATAACAGACGAACTTACTAAGGATGTTCCGCAACCGAATGCGATAGAAGAAGCTTATAATCTCGATAGTTTTTTTGATGCTGAATTTGCCTCTGTAACACAGGGTGCTACACCTTCATCAGGCGGGCTTATAGATGGTGCTCCAGTAGATTCATCAGTTAGCGTTTCTGTTGATGCCTTCAAAGGAGTGGGAGGCGATATTGATCCATTGGATGAGATCAATCTTGATTCTGAAAATGAGCATTTTTCATATGACTTAGAGGATGAAGCACACTCTAACCGCGGTAGGTCATTATTGGCTGTGGCAGCGGTTTTGCTGATTGCTGTCATTGGCGGCAGTGCTGCATATTATGCTTTTGGTATAGGTGGAAACGGTGATTCAGATATTGTCGTTGCTGCCAGCGATGAACCAGTGCGCGTCAAGCCAACTGATCCAGGTGGTAAGACTATCCCTAACCAAGATAGAACGGTTTATGAGGCCATATCAGGTTCAGAAAAAAATCAAGATACCACAGGTGATTTAGTTGATAGTTCTGAAAGTTTAATTGTTGGGGTGGGTGATGATGTAGAAAAATCAACGCCGCGCGTTGTCTTGCCTGGCTTATCAAGTGATGCGCCTATCTCTTCAACAACACCGCCTAAAGGGCCGCGGAGTGTCCGTACTGTCGTCATTCGTCCTGATGGCTCTATCGTGCCAGAAACAAAAACACCGAAGACCACTACTGTTGCACTAAATACGCCGACTCCAGATACCGCGACACCAGATACCGCGACACCAGAAACGGCCCCACCAACGTCTATCGTTGCGCCTGATCAGGATAATTTAATCCCGCGCGTTGTTGAAACAGAAGAAGTATCGCAACCTATTGAATCAAATGAGCCTGCAGCCACTTTTTCTCCTCAAGATTTTGCGCCCACTCCACCGATTCCACGGGTAAAAAGAATAACGACTGCACGTGTGCAAAACACACAGCCTGCACCAAGGGCAACGACGCCCACAGCGTCTAACGAGCCGATCGCACTTAGACCATCGAGCCAGACACAGCGTGCCAGTTCACCAGCGGCAAGCGCACCACAGACAAGCTCAAGCGGTGGTTTTGTTGTGCAACTGTCTTCTCAAAGATCAGCAGATCAGGCCCGCACGGCTTTCAGAGGCTTGCAGAGACGTTTCTCTGTGCTTTCATCATATTCACCCATTGTAAAACGCGCTGACCTTGGGGCTCGGGGTATTTTTCATAGGCTGCAAGTTGGAAAATTCAATTCGCGAAGTGAGGCGATCTCGCTATGTGAGAATTTAAAAGCAGCTGGTGGTGATTGTATTGTGAGCCGAAGCTAA
- the nagZ gene encoding beta-N-acetylhexosaminidase, with product MTSQKAFICGCAGLTLSADEKVFLGEQKPWGFILFKRNCESKQQILELTAALRDAADAPQAPVFIDQEGGRVQRLGPPIWPKYPTGQAFADLYAIQPEFGERAVWLAARLIAHDLIEVGVDADCLPVLDVPVPGAHDVIGDRAYGRDPNLIAHLGALAASGLLSGGVLPVIKHIPGHGRAGADSHHELPVVDASRADLEAIDFHPFKKLNHLPMAMTAHVVYTALDETAPCSTSKTVIRDVIRELIGFQGLLMSDDVSMNALHGEIGTRVEACFAAGCDFVLHCNGKLDEMRSVAEKTPAIEGMALERAIKALDERKKPEAFDVVAGHEELKALISKL from the coding sequence ATGACTTCTCAAAAAGCCTTCATATGTGGCTGCGCCGGTCTCACGTTGAGCGCAGATGAAAAAGTATTTTTGGGTGAGCAAAAGCCATGGGGCTTTATTCTTTTCAAACGGAATTGCGAAAGTAAGCAACAAATACTTGAATTGACAGCAGCTCTGCGTGATGCAGCAGATGCGCCACAAGCTCCTGTATTCATCGACCAAGAAGGCGGGCGCGTGCAACGCCTTGGTCCACCTATTTGGCCCAAATATCCAACTGGGCAAGCATTTGCCGACCTTTATGCAATTCAACCAGAATTTGGAGAACGCGCCGTATGGTTGGCGGCCCGTTTAATCGCGCATGATTTGATTGAAGTGGGCGTGGATGCTGATTGCTTGCCTGTGCTTGATGTGCCCGTACCTGGCGCTCATGATGTGATTGGTGATCGAGCCTATGGGCGCGATCCTAACCTTATTGCTCATTTGGGTGCTTTAGCCGCATCTGGATTACTCTCTGGTGGTGTTTTGCCGGTAATCAAGCATATTCCTGGACATGGACGCGCAGGAGCAGATAGTCACCATGAGCTGCCCGTGGTCGATGCTTCGCGCGCCGATTTGGAGGCGATAGACTTTCACCCATTCAAGAAACTCAATCATTTGCCTATGGCGATGACAGCACATGTTGTCTACACAGCGCTTGATGAGACTGCACCCTGTTCCACGTCGAAGACGGTGATTCGCGATGTAATTCGTGAATTAATCGGTTTTCAGGGGCTTTTGATGTCTGATGATGTGTCAATGAATGCACTTCATGGGGAAATCGGCACCAGAGTTGAGGCATGCTTTGCCGCAGGCTGTGATTTTGTGCTTCACTGCAACGGCAAATTAGATGAAATGCGTAGCGTTGCAGAAAAAACACCAGCGATTGAGGGAATGGCCCTTGAGCGAGCTATTAAAGCACTGGATGAGAGAAAAAAACCTGAAGCCTTCGATGTCGTTGCAGGACATGAAGAACTTAAGGCACTGATCTCAAAGCTGTGA
- a CDS encoding ScpA family protein produces MADENINWEEDVRPDLLTEKPSSDALVIDVDGFEGPLDLLLSLARTQKVDLSKISILMLAEQYLTFIDKVRDMRLELAADYLVMAAWLAFLKSKLLLPVPEDEEEESGEELAQILAFRLKRLEAMRNAAASLMNGNRLGQDVFARGAPEAVEVIKKSTFTATLYDLLTAYAAQRQRQSVSIVHITKRKVWSLQEARETLQRLIGTTKEWACLDDYLIKYLVEPEQRASVLASSFSASLELVREGALQLRQSEAFAPLYLRSKETSDENKASEAQGERDV; encoded by the coding sequence ATGGCTGATGAAAATATCAATTGGGAAGAGGATGTTCGTCCCGATCTTTTGACTGAAAAACCGTCCAGTGATGCTCTTGTCATTGATGTCGATGGTTTTGAGGGGCCGCTTGATTTATTGTTATCTCTTGCGCGCACGCAAAAAGTCGATCTTTCTAAAATTTCAATTTTAATGCTTGCTGAGCAATATCTCACTTTTATTGATAAAGTGCGCGATATGCGGCTTGAGCTTGCCGCTGATTATCTTGTAATGGCGGCGTGGCTTGCCTTTTTAAAATCCAAGCTACTTCTTCCTGTTCCAGAAGATGAAGAAGAAGAAAGTGGCGAAGAACTCGCGCAAATTCTAGCTTTTCGCCTCAAAAGGCTTGAAGCAATGCGCAATGCAGCTGCGTCTTTAATGAACGGCAATCGTTTGGGGCAAGATGTCTTTGCAAGAGGCGCTCCTGAAGCCGTTGAAGTGATCAAAAAAAGCACATTTACTGCGACGCTTTATGATCTTTTGACGGCCTATGCCGCACAGCGTCAGCGACAATCAGTTTCTATCGTTCATATAACCAAGCGCAAGGTTTGGTCGCTGCAAGAGGCACGAGAAACGCTACAACGTCTCATCGGTACGACCAAAGAATGGGCGTGTCTTGATGACTATTTGATAAAGTATCTAGTGGAACCTGAGCAACGCGCCTCTGTTTTGGCCAGCAGTTTTTCTGCGAGTCTTGAGCTTGTGCGTGAAGGCGCATTACAATTGCGTCAATCCGAAGCCTTCGCGCCTCTTTATCTAAGATCAAAAGAGACGAGTGATGAGAATAAGGCTAGCGAAGCACAAGGAGAACGTGATGTCTGA
- the scpB gene encoding SMC-Scp complex subunit ScpB, with the protein MRIIEAILFASADPVSSHALASRLPEGTDVEMLVCELKRHYSSRGINLVSVAGGWAFRTADDLSFLLQREAVESRKLSKAALETLAIIAYHQPVTRAEIEEIRGVSISKGTLDVLMETTWVRMRGRRRSPGRPVTYGTTPGFLDHFMLEGVSDLPGLDELKGAGLLDSAMPASFKMPLPNDDDALQEDEEPLDDDDLLMMADLIAEDEEA; encoded by the coding sequence ATGCGGATTATAGAAGCTATTTTATTTGCGTCAGCAGATCCAGTAAGTAGCCATGCGCTTGCATCACGTCTACCAGAAGGCACAGACGTAGAGATGCTTGTTTGTGAATTGAAGAGACACTATTCGAGCAGGGGCATTAATCTGGTTTCTGTGGCAGGTGGCTGGGCATTTCGTACTGCGGATGATCTATCATTTTTACTGCAACGGGAAGCTGTTGAAAGCCGCAAGCTTTCGAAAGCAGCGTTGGAAACGCTTGCAATCATAGCTTATCATCAACCAGTAACACGGGCAGAAATTGAAGAAATTCGTGGCGTTTCTATCAGCAAAGGTACACTCGATGTTTTGATGGAAACGACATGGGTGCGGATGCGTGGACGCCGCCGATCACCGGGCCGGCCTGTAACTTATGGAACAACACCCGGATTCCTTGATCATTTCATGTTGGAAGGCGTGTCTGATCTCCCTGGTCTTGATGAATTAAAGGGCGCGGGTCTTTTGGATAGCGCTATGCCTGCAAGTTTCAAAATGCCCTTGCCAAATGACGATGATGCTTTGCAGGAAGACGAAGAACCGCTTGATGATGACGATCTTCTTATGATGGCGGACTTGATTGCTGAGGACGAAGAGGCTTAG
- a CDS encoding ABC transporter ATP-binding protein, with protein sequence MNRLFRKSKVTLSDSEPRRGAAGATFAGSVSFENISRNFGDVPALSDVSLKIKPGETVCLLGESGCGKTTLLRIAAGIETQTSGIVRINGKEMCGPNVHVPPEKRRVGLVFQDYALFPHLSILKNVMFGLTAISTEEAQIVARQALGRVRMSDYADAFPHMLSGGQQQRVALARAIAPRPQVLLFDEPFSGLDTVLREKVREETMSVLRETLATSIIVTHDPEEALYLGDRVALMRDGKIEQVGTSEDLYLRPANGFVAGFFGGLNSFSCVVERGSVTTPLGQFAAPGFGNGTKVDVFIRIEGVDVKDVDEKDGLAHGRVLSERFAGDKRLISVLVDGDRAPLKFKIPARQKLKSNLVSFVVDPASVLIFTTKTN encoded by the coding sequence ATGAACCGTCTTTTTCGTAAAAGCAAAGTTACTCTGTCTGATAGTGAACCGCGTCGCGGCGCCGCTGGCGCGACCTTTGCTGGCAGCGTGTCTTTTGAAAATATCTCTCGTAATTTTGGCGATGTGCCTGCACTGAGTGATGTCTCTCTAAAGATAAAGCCGGGTGAAACTGTTTGCCTCCTTGGTGAATCCGGTTGTGGTAAAACGACGCTTTTGCGCATCGCGGCTGGCATTGAGACACAGACTTCCGGCATTGTGCGCATTAATGGCAAGGAAATGTGCGGGCCAAATGTCCATGTGCCGCCGGAAAAACGCCGTGTTGGTCTGGTTTTTCAGGACTATGCCTTGTTTCCGCATCTCAGTATTTTGAAAAATGTGATGTTTGGCCTGACGGCGATCAGTACAGAAGAGGCACAGATTGTGGCGCGCCAGGCACTAGGGCGAGTACGCATGAGTGATTATGCAGATGCATTTCCGCATATGTTGTCTGGAGGACAACAACAACGCGTGGCCCTCGCCAGAGCTATCGCACCACGCCCGCAGGTATTACTGTTTGATGAGCCATTCTCAGGTCTTGATACGGTTTTGCGCGAAAAAGTGCGCGAGGAGACAATGTCAGTGCTGCGGGAAACACTTGCAACCAGTATTATTGTGACCCATGACCCCGAAGAAGCGCTTTATTTAGGCGATCGTGTTGCCCTCATGCGAGATGGTAAAATTGAGCAGGTTGGCACGTCTGAAGATCTTTATTTACGCCCTGCAAATGGCTTCGTTGCAGGCTTCTTTGGCGGGTTGAATTCGTTCTCTTGTGTTGTGGAACGCGGTAGCGTGACAACGCCACTGGGACAATTTGCTGCCCCTGGGTTTGGTAATGGTACTAAAGTAGATGTATTTATTCGGATCGAAGGCGTAGACGTCAAAGATGTCGATGAGAAAGACGGTTTGGCGCACGGGCGTGTCTTGTCAGAGCGTTTTGCAGGCGACAAACGGCTGATTTCTGTACTTGTTGACGGAGATCGCGCTCCTTTGAAGTTCAAAATACCTGCTAGACAAAAGCTAAAATCTAATTTGGTTTCATTTGTTGTGGATCCTGCATCAGTGCTTATATTTACCACTAAGACAAATTAG
- the tatA gene encoding twin-arginine translocase TatA/TatE family subunit — translation MFGSIGPWQIIIVALLVVLLFGRGKISEMMGDVAKGINSFKKGLKEDPDKALDHDTAKEVVEDVKDQSKVS, via the coding sequence ATGTTTGGTTCAATCGGTCCGTGGCAAATTATAATTGTTGCTCTTTTGGTAGTCCTTCTTTTTGGACGAGGTAAAATTTCCGAAATGATGGGTGATGTCGCAAAAGGTATCAACAGCTTTAAAAAGGGTTTGAAAGAAGACCCAGATAAAGCGCTCGATCACGATACGGCAAAAGAAGTCGTTGAAGACGTTAAAGATCAGTCCAAAGTTAGCTAA
- the tatB gene encoding Sec-independent protein translocase protein TatB, translating to MFDIGMTEILVIAVVAIIVVGPKDLPGLLRSGAKYIGQIRSMARDFKGQVNEAIKDTELDNIKNDLKGLDDLNPVKGIKDEVDDYMESARAFDLPDDDYIEAGEKMAAEKSAAVAAPKSTPKKPAAKKPAAKKTVAKKPATKKPAARKAATSKTASASVKKPRAKRTTSKTSS from the coding sequence ATGTTCGATATCGGTATGACAGAGATACTGGTGATTGCAGTTGTAGCAATCATCGTGGTTGGTCCAAAAGACCTGCCGGGTTTGCTTCGCAGTGGCGCCAAATATATTGGTCAGATACGCTCTATGGCCCGTGATTTTAAAGGCCAAGTCAATGAAGCTATCAAAGATACTGAACTTGATAACATTAAGAATGACCTTAAAGGTCTGGACGACCTTAATCCGGTTAAAGGCATCAAAGATGAAGTCGACGACTATATGGAGAGTGCGCGGGCTTTTGATTTGCCAGATGATGATTACATAGAAGCTGGTGAAAAGATGGCGGCTGAGAAGAGTGCGGCTGTTGCGGCTCCTAAATCAACGCCAAAAAAACCAGCAGCCAAAAAACCGGCAGCTAAAAAAACAGTGGCCAAAAAGCCAGCAACTAAAAAGCCCGCAGCCCGTAAAGCTGCTACCAGCAAAACAGCTTCAGCGAGTGTTAAAAAACCACGCGCTAAGCGAACAACCAGCAAAACATCTTCCTGA
- the tatC gene encoding twin-arginine translocase subunit TatC, with product MAEEENLDESKAPLVEHLTELRSRLMRAMGAIAVAFVVCFYFSDEIFNILTSPYVRARGDESSLFQFTALPELFFTQIKIGFFGALFLAFPVLASQIYMFMAPGLYRHERSAFYPFLIATPILFVLGACLVYFVVMPLAIAFFLSLEQTGGEGVATIVNQPKVSEYLSLIMTLIFAFGLVFQLPVVMTLLARINVVTSEGLRTKRKYAIVLAFGAAAVLTPPDPASQIGLALPTLLLYEVSIFCVKFVERQRERNMQDIES from the coding sequence ATGGCTGAGGAAGAGAACCTAGACGAATCTAAAGCGCCGCTTGTCGAACATTTGACAGAGCTGCGATCAAGGCTCATGCGGGCTATGGGAGCGATTGCGGTTGCTTTTGTCGTTTGTTTTTATTTTTCAGACGAAATTTTCAATATTCTCACTAGCCCCTATGTGCGTGCACGCGGTGATGAATCGTCTCTTTTTCAGTTTACGGCTTTGCCGGAACTTTTCTTTACACAAATTAAAATTGGTTTCTTTGGGGCGCTCTTTCTGGCATTTCCCGTATTAGCATCACAGATTTATATGTTTATGGCGCCGGGTCTTTACCGTCACGAAAGATCAGCATTTTATCCATTCTTGATTGCAACACCGATTCTCTTCGTTCTTGGTGCCTGTCTTGTCTATTTTGTGGTTATGCCGCTTGCGATTGCATTTTTCTTGTCACTGGAACAAACTGGCGGCGAAGGCGTTGCGACCATTGTCAACCAACCAAAAGTGTCAGAATATTTGAGTCTGATCATGACGCTAATTTTTGCATTTGGCTTAGTGTTTCAGTTGCCTGTTGTCATGACACTACTGGCAAGGATTAATGTTGTGACGTCAGAAGGACTGAGAACAAAACGCAAATATGCGATTGTTCTGGCCTTTGGTGCGGCGGCTGTATTGACGCCACCTGATCCTGCGAGTCAAATCGGGCTTGCACTGCCAACACTCCTTCTCTACGAAGTATCCATCTTTTGTGTGAAGTTCGTGGAACGGCAGCGCGAACGCAATATGCAGGATATCGAGAGTTAA